A part of Candidatus Palauibacter australiensis genomic DNA contains:
- a CDS encoding SPOR domain-containing protein — MSAGVPAPFTWELPGDARIVALVFQRSEAERSATAVDAIATSIARRRGRTLVLNSESGPSPLDELAGASERADAGGMAGFLGGQSGLAGIAVRRADCPYVYLPAGKVPEGVVGLLESAALERFVSRVKEQGGTLFIAMSDRARPSPGLLGLFDGYIAVGRVPPEDHGIRCYGHVPFESGESGELGVAAGAKPGEDAIEPSPSPEPPPAPEPPPEPEPPPEPEPRLESEPRLESEPRPEPALQPADGPEPDAAPADSTTPTGKARGRRRRAPLVAALVIAALAVGNLWAYRNGWFDRAISRVGSLIAAREEVPATPTTPVEADPVAEAASTPAEPPEDVSPADSPPDDSSPDDMPPDDMPPDETSVAAAFESAAERPYSVLLGSFTDPAEAAERVAEIRALQGGVLYVTAPTTIRGVRYLRILAGAVASDAEAAALMEELAAAGVAREASAWLLRPVRFAYDLGVFAERPEMEARIAELASLGIPAYSLETALDGIPVFRVYGGAYENEEAAAPMRDLLEAAGETATLIERRGGGAPSTP; from the coding sequence ATGAGCGCCGGCGTCCCGGCCCCGTTCACGTGGGAACTGCCCGGCGATGCGCGGATCGTGGCGCTCGTGTTCCAGCGTTCAGAGGCTGAGAGAAGCGCGACGGCGGTTGACGCGATCGCCACCTCCATCGCACGTCGGCGGGGGCGGACGCTCGTCCTGAACTCCGAATCCGGGCCCTCGCCCCTCGACGAACTGGCCGGAGCGTCCGAACGGGCCGACGCCGGCGGCATGGCCGGCTTCCTCGGAGGCCAGTCCGGACTTGCCGGGATCGCAGTGCGGCGCGCGGACTGTCCCTACGTGTATCTGCCGGCGGGAAAGGTGCCCGAAGGCGTGGTCGGGCTGCTGGAATCCGCCGCCCTTGAGCGCTTCGTTTCCCGCGTGAAGGAGCAGGGCGGGACGCTCTTCATCGCCATGTCCGATCGCGCGCGGCCCTCCCCCGGCCTGCTCGGTCTCTTCGACGGGTACATCGCCGTGGGAAGGGTCCCTCCCGAGGACCACGGCATCCGGTGCTACGGTCACGTGCCCTTCGAGTCGGGCGAGTCGGGCGAGTTGGGCGTGGCCGCCGGGGCGAAGCCCGGTGAGGACGCGATCGAGCCCTCGCCATCCCCCGAGCCACCGCCGGCCCCCGAGCCCCCGCCCGAGCCCGAGCCCCCGCCGGAGCCCGAGCCTCGGCTGGAGTCCGAGCCTCGGCTGGAGTCCGAGCCCCGGCCCGAACCCGCGCTCCAGCCGGCGGACGGGCCCGAGCCTGACGCGGCGCCGGCGGACTCGACGACGCCGACCGGAAAGGCCCGCGGTCGGCGCCGGCGCGCGCCGCTCGTCGCGGCGCTGGTGATCGCGGCGCTGGCGGTCGGCAATCTGTGGGCGTACAGGAACGGCTGGTTCGACCGCGCGATCTCCCGCGTCGGATCGCTGATCGCGGCCCGGGAAGAGGTGCCGGCGACGCCGACGACGCCCGTGGAGGCGGATCCCGTTGCCGAGGCCGCGAGCACGCCGGCGGAGCCGCCGGAGGACGTCTCGCCAGCCGACAGCCCGCCGGACGACAGCTCGCCGGACGACATGCCACCGGACGACATGCCACCGGACGAGACCTCCGTCGCCGCCGCGTTCGAGTCGGCCGCCGAGCGGCCGTACTCCGTGCTCCTCGGGAGCTTCACGGATCCGGCCGAGGCGGCGGAGCGCGTGGCGGAAATCCGCGCGCTGCAGGGAGGAGTGCTGTACGTCACGGCCCCCACGACGATTCGCGGGGTCCGGTATCTGAGGATCCTCGCCGGGGCCGTGGCGAGCGACGCGGAGGCTGCGGCCCTCATGGAGGAACTCGCGGCGGCCGGCGTGGCCCGGGAGGCGAGCGCATGGCTCCTCCGTCCCGTGAGATTCGCGTACGACCTCGGCGTGTTCGCGGAGCGCCCCGAGATGGAGGCGCGGATCGCCGAGCTCGCGTCGCTTGGCATCCCCGCGTACAGCCTCGAGACGGCGCTCGATGGCATACCGGTCTTCAGGGTGTATGGGGGTGCGTACGAGAACGAGGAGGCTGCCGCGCCCATGCGCGACCTCCTGGAAGCCGCCGGCGAAACCGCGACGCTCATCGAGAGGCGCGGCGGCGGCGCTCCTTCGACCCCCTGA
- a CDS encoding SPOR domain-containing protein, protein MNRSRSPAALLLLLGVGGTSGACGSPPEDQPDPLEGPALVSGSSLERYGLLVIPRDGGVAQFRSIESPSTVRWTGRLPLGSVTAAYSLGSAVVLRRGPRLRIYTTSPVEAETPLPDAPADARWFASPSGGAFVSGERILAITPSRTAEVTADGAVHWAAPAAGDRVVALVEGAGGAELAVWEAGESQPATTRTVGTSGPVALAGWGHTVVTASEDGRGLTEWSIPELEPAEGTEIGGAPSALAVSPSQHRVFAASVDRQRFTVIDRYDWREVGFSRLEAPLETLRPGMTGDRLVAWDGSNAWSARAGEASMNAVPGEWRADLPLALPGGAVLASTESGLGLLRPDGEVAAVEGPADAWWLPFRWGRRLPVASAAVVPEDTLEDAEEALDALADSVPPGRIGLLTVGRTSNRSPQSLGDPVPGDPLPELSAGFYAVAQSSRQLAALDQTRELLDRSGYSTHVLRQVDEASDPWYRLLVGPYETRPDAEGAALELQRERGIEAWIHEEGDQATRRGP, encoded by the coding sequence ATGAACCGTTCGAGATCGCCGGCTGCCCTCCTTCTCCTGCTGGGGGTTGGAGGTACTTCCGGTGCCTGCGGAAGTCCACCGGAAGATCAGCCCGACCCCCTCGAAGGCCCGGCCCTCGTCTCCGGCTCATCGCTCGAACGGTACGGGCTTCTCGTCATTCCGCGCGACGGCGGAGTCGCGCAGTTCCGTTCGATCGAGAGCCCGTCCACCGTGCGCTGGACCGGACGCCTGCCGCTTGGCAGCGTCACGGCGGCTTATTCGCTCGGGTCGGCAGTGGTGCTGCGACGGGGGCCGCGGCTTCGCATCTACACGACCTCGCCCGTGGAGGCGGAGACGCCGCTTCCCGATGCGCCCGCCGACGCGCGCTGGTTCGCCTCGCCCTCGGGGGGCGCCTTCGTGTCGGGGGAGCGGATCCTCGCCATCACCCCCTCCCGCACCGCGGAGGTCACCGCCGATGGCGCCGTGCACTGGGCGGCCCCCGCCGCCGGCGACCGGGTCGTCGCTCTCGTCGAAGGCGCGGGCGGAGCTGAACTCGCGGTATGGGAAGCCGGGGAATCGCAGCCCGCGACAACGCGGACCGTCGGCACGAGCGGCCCCGTCGCGCTCGCGGGTTGGGGCCACACGGTCGTGACGGCGTCCGAGGATGGGAGGGGACTCACGGAGTGGTCGATTCCCGAACTCGAACCGGCGGAGGGGACGGAGATCGGCGGTGCGCCGTCGGCCCTGGCCGTCTCCCCATCGCAGCACCGCGTGTTCGCGGCGTCGGTCGACCGGCAGCGTTTCACGGTCATCGACCGCTACGACTGGCGCGAGGTCGGATTCTCGCGGCTCGAGGCGCCCCTTGAGACGTTGCGGCCCGGCATGACGGGCGACCGGCTCGTGGCCTGGGATGGTTCGAACGCGTGGTCCGCGAGGGCGGGAGAGGCCAGCATGAACGCGGTGCCGGGAGAGTGGCGCGCGGACTTGCCGCTCGCGCTGCCGGGCGGAGCGGTCCTGGCGTCCACGGAGAGCGGCCTCGGCCTCCTCCGCCCGGACGGTGAAGTCGCCGCCGTGGAGGGTCCCGCCGACGCCTGGTGGCTCCCGTTCCGATGGGGGCGGCGCCTGCCCGTCGCGTCCGCCGCCGTCGTACCGGAGGACACGCTGGAAGATGCCGAAGAGGCGCTCGATGCGCTCGCCGACAGCGTCCCGCCCGGCCGCATCGGACTGCTGACGGTGGGGAGGACGTCGAACCGCAGCCCGCAATCCCTCGGCGATCCCGTACCGGGGGACCCGCTGCCGGAGCTTTCCGCCGGGTTCTATGCCGTCGCTCAATCCTCGCGGCAGTTGGCCGCGCTCGACCAGACGCGCGAACTCCTCGACCGCTCGGGCTATTCGACGCACGTGCTGCGCCAGGTGGATGAGGCGAGCGACCCCTGGTACCGACTCCTCGTGGGCCCGTACGAGACGCGCCCGGATGCCGAGGGGGCGGCGCTCGAGTTGCAGCGCGAGCGGGGGATCGAAGCGTGGATTCATGAGGAGGGCGATCAGGCGACGAGGCGAGGCCCATGA
- the rsfS gene encoding ribosome silencing factor, whose amino-acid sequence MTHHPLPLEEVWRRLSERGAPSPELRSVAEAAVERNARFPTILDLRGLSDVTDFFLIATGDSDTHARAISENILDRTREDGFRPVGVEGLNAGRWVLMDYVGLIVHVFLGEVREFYRLERLWGDAPLFELE is encoded by the coding sequence ATGACGCACCATCCGCTCCCGCTGGAAGAAGTGTGGCGCCGGCTCTCGGAACGCGGAGCCCCCTCGCCGGAACTCCGCAGCGTGGCGGAGGCCGCGGTCGAGCGAAACGCGCGCTTCCCGACGATCCTGGATCTGCGTGGATTGTCGGATGTCACCGACTTCTTCCTCATCGCGACGGGCGATTCCGACACGCACGCCCGCGCGATCAGCGAGAACATCCTCGACCGAACGCGCGAGGACGGTTTCCGTCCCGTCGGCGTGGAAGGGCTGAACGCGGGCCGCTGGGTGCTGATGGACTACGTGGGGCTCATCGTGCACGTCTTCCTGGGCGAAGTCAGGGAGTTCTACCGGCTTGAGCGGCTGTGGGGCGACGCCCCCCTCTTCGAACTGGAGTGA
- the rplI gene encoding 50S ribosomal protein L9, whose protein sequence is MVEVILRKDVADLGLAGEMVTVRPGYARNYLIPQGIALAATEGNRRRFEEERRQIEQSAEREREAARELAGELEGRAVSFVRRASEGGRLFGSVTAGDIADELEKEGVAVDRRAIRLDDPIKDLGEHDVPVRVHVDVEPKLKVSVVAGD, encoded by the coding sequence ATGGTGGAAGTGATTCTGAGAAAAGATGTCGCGGACCTCGGCCTCGCCGGCGAGATGGTGACCGTGAGGCCGGGGTATGCGCGCAACTACTTGATTCCGCAGGGCATCGCGCTCGCGGCGACCGAGGGGAACCGGAGGCGGTTCGAGGAGGAGCGGCGCCAGATCGAGCAGTCCGCCGAGCGGGAGCGCGAGGCCGCCCGCGAACTGGCGGGCGAACTGGAGGGCAGAGCCGTGAGCTTCGTCCGCAGGGCGAGCGAGGGCGGACGCCTGTTCGGCTCGGTCACGGCCGGGGACATCGCGGACGAACTCGAGAAGGAGGGGGTCGCCGTGGACCGCCGTGCGATCCGGCTGGACGATCCGATCAAGGACCTCGGGGAACACGACGTCCCGGTGAGAGTCCACGTGGACGTCGAGCCGAAGCTCAAGGTGTCCGTGGTCGCCGGGGATTAG
- a CDS encoding DUF2232 domain-containing protein, translating to MGTLRERWSGLWPAAGLLGLVMLLSPLSSSPLGLMAIVGVPAAVAILTFEPPQSGSAVLALLLLAGAGLGFREAGPLWFMERGWAVLLAGGFALSTALAPGRGVLDRSLAAVAVAGATVAVLALLRPELPADLDWRITGQFSRALAAYDFDAWGGRSVEATVRRIVSVWEAVYPAMLALASISALGVAGYILGRVRGERRPLPPLREFRFGDHLAWVLVLGLALLVLPAGAWAERAGGNMVTAMGGLYLLRGLAVLVWLGASVLSSGWAIAVWVLAALVLYPVTAGAALVMGISDTWLDLRSRPGVKTDDP from the coding sequence ATGGGGACGCTGAGGGAACGCTGGAGCGGTCTCTGGCCGGCCGCGGGTCTCCTCGGGCTGGTCATGCTGCTTTCGCCGCTGAGTTCGTCACCGCTTGGGCTCATGGCGATCGTCGGCGTCCCCGCGGCCGTAGCGATTCTGACCTTCGAACCGCCCCAATCCGGGTCGGCCGTTCTGGCGCTGTTGCTCCTGGCCGGAGCGGGGCTCGGGTTTCGGGAGGCCGGACCGCTGTGGTTCATGGAACGCGGCTGGGCGGTGCTGCTGGCCGGCGGGTTCGCCCTCAGCACGGCACTGGCGCCGGGCCGGGGAGTGCTCGACCGGTCGCTGGCGGCGGTCGCGGTCGCGGGAGCCACGGTCGCGGTCCTCGCGTTGCTGCGACCCGAGCTTCCGGCGGATCTCGACTGGCGGATTACAGGGCAGTTCAGCCGGGCGCTGGCCGCGTACGACTTCGACGCGTGGGGCGGCCGATCGGTGGAAGCGACGGTGCGCCGCATCGTGAGCGTGTGGGAAGCCGTCTACCCGGCCATGCTCGCGCTCGCTTCGATCTCGGCCCTCGGGGTCGCGGGCTACATACTCGGACGAGTCCGGGGGGAACGGAGACCGCTCCCGCCGTTGCGGGAGTTCCGGTTCGGCGACCACCTGGCCTGGGTACTCGTCCTCGGGCTCGCGTTGCTGGTCCTCCCGGCGGGAGCGTGGGCGGAGCGCGCGGGCGGCAACATGGTGACGGCGATGGGAGGCCTCTATCTGCTCCGGGGCCTTGCGGTTCTCGTGTGGCTGGGGGCTTCCGTGCTAAGCTCGGGCTGGGCGATCGCCGTGTGGGTGCTCGCGGCGCTGGTCCTCTACCCGGTGACGGCGGGTGCGGCCCTCGTCATGGGAATCAGCGATACGTGGCTGGACCTGCGGTCGCGTCCGGGGGTGAAAACGGACGACCCGTGA
- the rpsR gene encoding 30S ribosomal protein S18 has translation MAFRKVCRCCQGRTPKPGVDYKDERTLERYISDRGKILPRRATGSCAPHQRAVTTAIKRARYLALLPYIRGYHD, from the coding sequence ATGGCCTTTCGAAAGGTGTGCCGTTGCTGTCAGGGCCGGACTCCGAAGCCCGGCGTGGATTACAAGGATGAACGCACGCTGGAGCGCTACATCTCGGATCGCGGCAAGATCCTGCCGCGGCGGGCCACGGGGTCGTGTGCGCCACACCAGCGGGCAGTGACCACGGCGATCAAGCGGGCGAGGTATCTCGCGCTACTGCCGTACATCCGCGGCTACCACGACTAA